One part of the Pseudomonadota bacterium genome encodes these proteins:
- a CDS encoding PAS domain S-box protein, translated as MKILNGLRLRWKLSLLIAFMMSTMGLITISVIDHRMEEALLEALTEKAASIAGNLAIDSVDPILVDNRILLHQLMLNVYSNESDISYIFIANPDNSILCHTFNNGFPSDLQSISHPGAGAKSLHQRFETEEGIVHDISIPILKGKAGYLHLGVNASRQDEKIAAMNRDLIQLAFMGALLGFLVAFLAGRMMGKPLSALADAVKLTGRGEISPALPVTGDDEIGILTDKFNRMSADLQTYLEERDEAETALKQSESLYRSLVENIDFGITYIDSDHTIIMANNGQGRMFGRDPESFIGKKCFNEFEKREHTCPHCPGATSMITGKPAQVEAEGIRKDGSRFSVLIRSFPVKDPDGKVTGFIEVVEDITERLQLEKEISKARQMESIGVLAGGIAHDFNNLLTAVFGNIELAKLFLKDPEAARERLVDAEGACAQAKNLTGQLLTFSKGGSPIREKTALADFLRETCLAFPFGAGIEFNLETPDSIREVMTDRQQLERVVTNILENSCEAMPSGGSITVAAANVSVAPASSLPLSPGNYVEIKFTDNGPGISPEIIGKIFDPYFTTKDMGSDKGTGLGLSICHSIIAKHKGHIRAGNHPAGGAEFTIYLPADESAKEAGTDAARKKQTGTSGKAPSDSLRILVLEDESVVIETLTRMLEHLGYEAEFAMEGEAAVRLCREATDSGTPFDLGIMDLAIQDGMGGLEAFRKILSFAPDFKAVVSSGYTDDPVMADYAAYGFKETLPKPFSIGKLEETIRKIR; from the coding sequence ATGAAGATATTGAACGGACTGCGCCTGCGATGGAAACTCTCCCTGCTCATCGCTTTCATGATGAGCACGATGGGGCTGATCACTATTTCCGTGATCGATCACCGGATGGAAGAAGCCCTCCTTGAAGCGCTGACGGAAAAAGCCGCCTCAATTGCCGGAAACCTGGCCATCGACAGTGTCGATCCGATTCTCGTTGACAACCGCATCCTCCTCCACCAGTTGATGCTGAACGTCTATAGCAACGAATCGGATATCAGCTACATTTTCATCGCCAACCCGGACAACTCCATCCTCTGTCATACCTTCAACAACGGTTTCCCTTCCGATCTCCAAAGTATCAGTCATCCCGGCGCCGGGGCAAAATCATTGCATCAGAGATTTGAAACCGAGGAAGGGATTGTCCACGATATCAGCATTCCCATCCTGAAAGGAAAGGCTGGATATCTCCACCTGGGAGTCAATGCCTCCCGGCAGGATGAGAAAATCGCGGCAATGAACCGTGACCTGATCCAGCTTGCCTTCATGGGGGCCCTCCTGGGATTCCTGGTTGCGTTTCTGGCCGGCCGGATGATGGGCAAACCGCTCTCCGCCCTGGCGGATGCGGTAAAACTTACCGGCAGGGGCGAAATCAGCCCGGCCCTCCCGGTCACCGGAGATGATGAGATAGGAATCTTGACCGATAAATTCAACCGGATGTCCGCCGACCTGCAGACCTATCTCGAAGAGCGGGACGAAGCGGAAACAGCGTTGAAACAAAGTGAAAGCCTGTATCGGTCCCTGGTTGAAAACATTGATTTCGGCATCACCTATATTGACTCGGACCATACCATCATCATGGCCAACAACGGCCAGGGCAGGATGTTCGGCCGCGACCCGGAAAGCTTCATCGGCAAAAAATGCTTCAACGAATTCGAAAAGCGTGAACACACCTGCCCCCATTGTCCGGGGGCCACTTCCATGATCACCGGCAAACCCGCCCAGGTCGAAGCGGAAGGAATCAGGAAAGACGGCAGCCGCTTCTCCGTGCTGATCCGCTCTTTTCCGGTAAAGGATCCTGACGGGAAGGTCACCGGATTTATCGAAGTCGTTGAAGATATCACGGAACGGCTGCAGCTGGAAAAGGAGATCAGCAAAGCCCGGCAGATGGAGTCAATCGGGGTTCTGGCCGGAGGGATCGCCCATGACTTCAACAACCTGCTGACTGCGGTCTTCGGCAATATCGAACTGGCCAAGTTGTTTCTGAAAGATCCCGAAGCGGCCCGAGAAAGGCTGGTCGATGCCGAGGGTGCCTGTGCCCAGGCCAAAAACCTTACCGGCCAACTGCTGACTTTTTCAAAAGGGGGCTCGCCGATCCGGGAAAAAACCGCCCTTGCGGATTTCCTTAGAGAAACCTGCCTGGCTTTTCCATTCGGAGCCGGCATCGAATTCAATCTGGAAACACCGGACTCCATCCGGGAGGTGATGACCGACCGCCAGCAGCTTGAGCGGGTTGTGACGAACATCCTTGAAAACTCCTGCGAGGCAATGCCGAGCGGCGGCTCGATTACAGTTGCCGCCGCCAATGTTTCAGTCGCCCCCGCCTCATCCCTGCCGCTCTCTCCCGGAAATTACGTCGAAATCAAATTCACCGATAACGGGCCAGGCATTTCTCCCGAGATTATCGGCAAAATATTCGACCCGTATTTCACTACCAAGGACATGGGATCAGACAAGGGGACAGGGCTGGGCCTGAGTATTTGTCATTCGATCATCGCCAAGCATAAAGGACATATCAGAGCGGGCAACCATCCTGCGGGTGGGGCAGAATTCACGATCTATCTTCCGGCAGACGAGAGCGCGAAAGAAGCCGGAACAGATGCAGCCCGAAAAAAACAAACCGGCACTTCCGGAAAAGCGCCTTCCGACAGTTTGCGTATTCTGGTTCTGGAAGATGAGAGTGTGGTGATCGAAACTCTGACCAGAATGCTGGAACACCTCGGCTATGAGGCGGAGTTTGCCATGGAAGGTGAAGCTGCGGTCCGGTTATGCCGGGAGGCCACCGATTCCGGCACCCCTTTTGATCTGGGAATAATGGACCTTGCCATTCAGGATGGAATGGGCGGACTTGAGGCCTTCAGAAAGATCCTCTCCTTTGCTCCCGACTTCAAAGCGGTGGTCTCAAGCGGTTATACCGACGATCCGGTGATGGCCGATTACGCGGCCTACGGATTTAAAGAAACCCTTCCCAAACCTTTCAGTATCGGCAAACTGGAAGAAACGATCCGGAAAATCCGCTGA
- the phnD gene encoding phosphate/phosphite/phosphonate ABC transporter substrate-binding protein produces MGRKRSLFSRAHTRIKPSAVFATLLLLLFAGCGESQEPARKISLNKTATVAQVPAVDDTKAIRIAIAAIISPKETYISYKGILDYIHTKLQTPVQLVQRDTYAEVNNLIRDGEIDAAFVCTGAYTEGHRDFGMELLVAPVAYGETVYYSYIIVPRDSDVHDLTELRGKSFAFTDPMSNTGKLSPTYILSRMGETPETFFKSFHFTYSHDKSIQAVSSGIVDAASVDSLVWDYLNAKDPTHTAKTRIINRSEPYGIPPVVVPGTIDPELKKKLRDIFLTMHENKEGRRLLSEVMIDRFVEVDDSLYDSVREMEKRVNKP; encoded by the coding sequence ATGGGGAGAAAGCGTTCCTTGTTTTCCCGGGCACATACCCGGATCAAACCGTCGGCTGTTTTTGCCACACTTTTGCTCCTGCTGTTTGCAGGATGCGGTGAATCGCAGGAACCGGCACGAAAGATCTCTCTTAATAAAACCGCGACGGTTGCCCAGGTCCCGGCAGTTGACGACACCAAAGCCATCCGGATCGCGATCGCCGCGATCATCTCCCCTAAGGAAACCTATATCTCCTACAAGGGGATTCTCGACTATATCCACACAAAATTGCAAACACCTGTACAACTGGTCCAGCGGGACACCTATGCGGAAGTAAACAACCTCATCCGGGATGGGGAAATTGATGCAGCCTTCGTCTGCACCGGCGCCTACACCGAAGGCCATCGCGATTTCGGCATGGAGCTTCTGGTCGCCCCGGTCGCCTACGGGGAGACCGTTTACTACTCCTACATCATTGTCCCCCGCGACAGCGATGTGCACGATCTCACGGAGCTTCGCGGAAAATCCTTTGCCTTCACCGACCCGATGTCAAATACCGGCAAACTCTCGCCAACATACATCCTGAGCCGAATGGGAGAAACACCGGAAACCTTTTTCAAGAGCTTTCACTTCACCTACAGCCATGACAAATCGATCCAGGCAGTCAGCTCAGGCATCGTTGACGCCGCTTCCGTCGACAGCCTGGTCTGGGACTACCTGAATGCCAAAGACCCGACCCACACCGCCAAAACCAGGATCATCAACCGCTCCGAACCATATGGAATCCCCCCGGTGGTGGTTCCGGGAACCATCGACCCGGAACTGAAAAAAAAGTTGCGCGACATCTTCCTGACCATGCATGAAAACAAGGAAGGCCGGAGGCTGTTGAGCGAAGTCATGATCGACCGCTTCGTGGAAGTGGACGACAGCCTCTATGACTCGGTCCGGGAAATGGAAAAACGGGTCAACAAACCGTAA
- a CDS encoding heavy-metal-associated domain-containing protein produces MNKKSVIGVVVGVVALLVVASISFVAARNVQTPDEKGFRTVSTAGEAAPLPTGDVEETTLQVSRLSCGSCLYTIESELRKFDGMVGMKADLASGLVVVAHTKDFTPARIASVITETGYPATVVDSAAAGNLPKPGASGSGGSGCNGCGPRGCSYPRAPQQQG; encoded by the coding sequence ATGAACAAGAAATCAGTAATAGGTGTTGTAGTCGGAGTGGTGGCGCTTCTGGTTGTGGCTTCAATCTCTTTTGTGGCGGCCAGAAACGTTCAAACCCCGGATGAAAAAGGTTTCAGAACCGTCTCGACAGCCGGCGAGGCCGCACCTCTGCCCACCGGTGATGTTGAAGAGACGACCCTGCAGGTTTCAAGGCTTTCCTGCGGATCGTGTCTTTACACCATCGAGTCCGAGTTGAGAAAGTTTGACGGCATGGTTGGAATGAAGGCCGATCTGGCCAGTGGCCTGGTTGTGGTGGCGCATACCAAGGATTTTACCCCGGCAAGGATTGCCTCGGTGATCACCGAAACCGGATATCCGGCCACGGTGGTTGATTCTGCAGCAGCAGGGAACCTCCCCAAACCGGGAGCCTCGGGCTCTGGTGGAAGCGGATGTAACGGTTGTGGTCCTCGCGGCTGCAGCTATCCGAGAGCGCCTCAGCAGCAGGGATAA
- a CDS encoding heavy-metal-associated domain-containing protein, whose product MTHFRHIKYWTLAAVALLFLTGIAEAGDVLRTVLSVRNVSCSSCLRVIESEFRKTPGITGMAADLRKGIVVADHESGISSGEVSEIVSRLGYPAQVVSAVSIRSEEARVFRRLAGYGAGPEGCNRESGGCSPVADAWKELYRRFIRTEKK is encoded by the coding sequence ATGACTCACTTCAGGCACATAAAATACTGGACACTGGCAGCAGTTGCGCTGCTGTTCCTCACCGGAATAGCGGAAGCAGGGGATGTTCTGCGGACTGTTCTCAGTGTCCGGAATGTTTCCTGCAGCTCCTGTCTGCGGGTGATAGAGTCGGAATTCCGGAAAACACCCGGCATAACCGGGATGGCTGCCGATCTCAGGAAGGGGATCGTGGTTGCCGACCATGAAAGCGGAATATCCTCGGGAGAAGTGTCCGAAATTGTCAGCCGTCTCGGTTATCCGGCTCAGGTTGTTTCAGCGGTCTCCATCAGAAGTGAAGAGGCCAGAGTTTTCCGCAGGCTGGCCGGGTATGGTGCCGGACCCGAGGGTTGTAACAGGGAGAGTGGCGGCTGCAGCCCGGTGGCCGACGCCTGGAAAGAGCTGTACCGGCGTTTCATCAGGACTGAGAAAAAATAG
- a CDS encoding ABC transporter permease has product MKLHNISFNNLKRRKGKMIFLVLGLFIGIATIVTLLSITESMSRDIEDRLDQFGANIVMVPKSDNLSLSYGGISVGGVNYESKDFDESRMGLIKEIENSKNLGLVVPKVLGGVKVGERNVLLMGTNIEDELALKTWWHFQGEVPKEHELLLGSTTASTLGLKVGDTLALKGRDFKVAAILMATGGSEDGVIVGDLHEVQKVLGKEGRISMVEISAFCRGCPITDIVLQIAGKFPEGNVTALQQAVMSKMQSIDLFKSFSYGIAVLVVFIGSLLVFVTMMGSVNERTREIGIFRAIGFRRGHVMQIILLEAMVVGLVGGIFGFAGGNGVAWAVMPFVIEEGSFAGINASMGAISVILSVSLSLLASLYPALKASKLDPSEALRAL; this is encoded by the coding sequence TTGAAACTCCATAATATATCTTTCAATAACCTGAAGCGTCGGAAAGGCAAAATGATCTTTCTGGTCCTGGGATTGTTCATCGGGATTGCCACCATCGTTACCCTGCTGTCGATAACCGAGTCAATGTCACGGGATATTGAAGACCGCCTGGACCAGTTCGGGGCAAATATCGTCATGGTTCCCAAAAGTGACAACCTTTCACTTAGTTACGGCGGGATCAGTGTTGGCGGCGTCAACTACGAATCCAAGGATTTTGATGAGTCGCGGATGGGGCTGATCAAGGAAATCGAGAACAGCAAGAACCTCGGTCTGGTCGTCCCCAAGGTGCTGGGTGGAGTCAAGGTTGGTGAGCGCAACGTTCTTCTGATGGGGACCAATATCGAGGATGAGCTGGCCTTAAAGACCTGGTGGCATTTCCAGGGTGAAGTGCCGAAAGAACACGAACTGCTTCTCGGTTCGACCACGGCTTCCACCCTGGGTTTGAAGGTTGGCGACACGCTTGCTCTCAAAGGCCGGGATTTTAAAGTGGCGGCCATTCTGATGGCGACCGGCGGCTCTGAAGACGGGGTGATTGTCGGCGATCTTCATGAGGTGCAGAAGGTTCTCGGCAAGGAAGGCAGAATTTCGATGGTTGAGATCTCGGCTTTCTGCCGCGGCTGCCCCATCACTGATATCGTCCTCCAGATCGCCGGGAAATTCCCTGAAGGCAATGTGACGGCTCTGCAGCAGGCGGTCATGTCGAAGATGCAGTCCATCGACCTGTTCAAGTCTTTCAGTTACGGGATCGCGGTGCTGGTGGTCTTTATCGGTTCCCTGCTGGTTTTCGTGACCATGATGGGCTCGGTGAATGAGCGGACCCGCGAGATCGGGATCTTCCGGGCCATCGGTTTTCGGCGCGGCCATGTCATGCAGATCATCCTGCTGGAGGCAATGGTGGTCGGCCTGGTCGGCGGCATCTTCGGCTTTGCCGGCGGTAATGGTGTTGCCTGGGCCGTCATGCCCTTCGTGATCGAGGAAGGGTCCTTTGCCGGGATCAATGCCAGTATGGGCGCGATATCGGTTATCCTTTCGGTATCATTGAGTCTTCTGGCCAGTCTCTATCCGGCGTTGAAGGCGAGCAAGCTCGATCCGAGCGAAGCGTTAAGGGCTCTTTAA
- a CDS encoding ABC transporter ATP-binding protein → MATARVENVEHLIEVRSIGKDYQSGETTVQAIRNMDFFIDDGEFVTIVGQSGSGKSTLLSVMGGLNHPTRGQLVIDALDLYSLNSEQRADFRSEYIGIIFQSFQLIPYLTVIENIKMPMAITGIKPGKQDEMALRVLGRVGLGGKGDRLPDQLSGGEQERVAIARAIVNNPPILLADEPTGNLDSQTSEEIMALLTELNREGQTIIMVTHNPETCKYAERTIKVQDGECFLQ, encoded by the coding sequence ATGGCTACTGCCCGGGTTGAAAATGTAGAGCATCTGATTGAAGTACGTTCCATCGGCAAGGATTACCAGAGTGGCGAGACAACTGTTCAGGCGATCAGGAATATGGATTTTTTCATCGACGATGGTGAGTTCGTGACCATTGTCGGCCAGTCGGGTTCCGGCAAATCAACCCTGCTTTCGGTGATGGGCGGGCTGAACCACCCGACCCGCGGGCAGCTGGTGATCGATGCCCTGGATCTGTACAGTCTGAACAGCGAGCAGCGGGCCGATTTCCGGAGCGAGTACATCGGCATCATCTTTCAATCGTTCCAGTTGATCCCGTACCTGACGGTGATCGAAAATATAAAAATGCCCATGGCCATTACCGGGATCAAGCCCGGTAAACAGGATGAAATGGCGTTGCGGGTCCTTGGCAGGGTTGGTTTGGGTGGTAAGGGTGATCGCCTTCCCGATCAGCTTTCCGGCGGCGAGCAGGAGCGGGTGGCCATTGCCAGGGCCATCGTCAACAACCCGCCCATTCTGCTGGCCGATGAACCGACCGGTAACCTCGACAGCCAGACTTCGGAAGAAATCATGGCCCTTCTTACCGAACTGAACAGGGAAGGACAGACCATCATCATGGTCACCCATAATCCTGAGACCTGCAAATATGCCGAACGGACGATCAAGGTCCAGGACGGCGAGTGTTTTCTTCAGTGA
- a CDS encoding ferredoxin family protein, translating to MPEGYKQIIYRDWCKACGICIAFCPRKVYGRDESGKPVVERGDDCNGCLFCEMHCPDFAITIEERYPDRRRKSNGR from the coding sequence ATGCCCGAAGGGTACAAACAGATCATTTATCGCGACTGGTGCAAGGCGTGTGGTATCTGCATCGCGTTCTGCCCCCGTAAGGTGTATGGGCGGGATGAGTCGGGCAAACCGGTTGTGGAAAGAGGCGACGATTGTAACGGCTGTCTGTTCTGTGAGATGCATTGCCCCGATTTCGCTATCACCATCGAAGAGCGCTACCCTGATCGCAGGAGGAAGAGCAATGGCCGTTAA
- a CDS encoding 2-oxoacid:acceptor oxidoreductase subunit alpha: MAVKDSGRVVLLQGNEAVVEGALAAGCRFFAGYPITPASEISELMSVKLPAVGGTFIQMEDEIASMGAIVGASLAGVKSMTATSGPGFSLMQENLGFACNAEVPCVVVNVMRGGMSTGLPTSPGQGDVMQARWGTHGDHPIIVLAVSSVMDSFTITVQAFNLSEKYRVPVIILSDEIVAHGRESVVLPRPDEVEVVDRITPTVPPEWYIPYEDNSRGVPPMAPFGSGYRHHVTGLVHDTHGFPTEKPKEVGDFMARQFRKVTNGAYEIQMTRRFLLDDAEIAVFAYGSVARAAHRAVLRAREQGIKVGMLQLITLFPFPKRAADAVLRQCRAVLVPEMNIGQISREVKRVNMSAKVLKHNRIDGQGIGPDEIYEELLQM, from the coding sequence ATGGCCGTTAAAGATTCCGGCAGGGTGGTTCTGCTTCAGGGAAATGAGGCTGTTGTGGAAGGGGCGCTGGCCGCCGGATGCCGATTTTTTGCCGGGTATCCCATCACCCCGGCCTCGGAGATCAGCGAGCTGATGTCCGTCAAACTGCCTGCGGTTGGCGGGACCTTTATCCAGATGGAAGACGAGATCGCCTCCATGGGCGCCATCGTCGGCGCCTCCCTTGCCGGAGTCAAGTCAATGACCGCAACCAGCGGCCCTGGATTTTCCCTGATGCAGGAAAACTTGGGTTTCGCCTGTAACGCCGAAGTGCCGTGTGTGGTCGTCAATGTCATGCGGGGCGGGATGTCAACCGGTCTGCCCACCAGCCCGGGCCAGGGCGATGTGATGCAGGCCCGCTGGGGCACCCACGGCGACCATCCGATCATTGTACTCGCCGTGTCCAGCGTCATGGACTCCTTTACCATTACCGTCCAGGCCTTTAATCTTTCGGAGAAATATCGGGTTCCGGTAATCATCCTTTCCGATGAAATCGTGGCCCATGGGAGGGAATCGGTGGTTCTGCCGAGGCCGGACGAGGTGGAGGTGGTTGACCGGATCACCCCCACTGTGCCCCCTGAATGGTACATTCCCTATGAAGACAACAGTCGGGGGGTGCCGCCGATGGCGCCATTCGGTTCCGGGTACCGTCATCATGTGACCGGTCTTGTTCATGACACCCACGGCTTCCCGACCGAAAAGCCGAAAGAGGTCGGTGATTTCATGGCCCGCCAGTTTCGCAAGGTCACCAATGGCGCCTACGAGATCCAGATGACCAGACGGTTCCTTCTTGATGATGCCGAAATTGCCGTGTTTGCGTACGGTTCCGTGGCCCGGGCAGCCCATCGGGCGGTGTTGCGGGCTCGGGAACAGGGCATCAAGGTGGGAATGCTGCAGCTGATCACCCTCTTTCCTTTTCCGAAAAGAGCGGCGGATGCGGTTCTCAGGCAATGCCGGGCGGTTCTGGTGCCGGAGATGAATATCGGCCAGATCAGCAGAGAGGTGAAAAGGGTCAACATGAGCGCCAAGGTCCTGAAACACAACCGGATCGACGGGCAGGGCATCGGGCCTGATGAGATTTATGAAGAGTTGTTGCAAATGTAA